A region from the Canis lupus dingo isolate Sandy chromosome X, ASM325472v2, whole genome shotgun sequence genome encodes:
- the LOC112642499 gene encoding Y-box-binding protein 3-like codes for MGTETGMSMANRGSIKKSSQDMKERIVDSIIELASWGCGVHSGLRTRGSQRKESKDSFMSEVGEVTLKEVTASVSPQAAQKLLVSLGGRDPPQAPVAGNLSGDAIPKNTAAAGAKGKVPQKVIAKRVRGSVKWFNVKNGYGFISRHDTQEDVFVHQTAITRNNPHKYQRSVGDGETVEFDVVQGERGTEAANVTGPAGAPVQGSRYAANRPRFRRGFYIRRRAPTPRGPRGAEEDVDEGESSGEGFTEAQGQRRRLPGGPQDQRLRRFPAFRKASAVFRRPSILAPTSGPRPAHLPGSTPASRSEGAPRRGPGPSYLLSRPRGRGTAPGPRPSGGISAELEAEDKESGREGSGPQQKPPPRYGSRRPNNPRRRPQQAPGAQGQDTVGAEAKIGKSKSSGAEEEDALVSVVPSAAQAE; via the exons ATGGGCACAGAGACAGGAATGAGCATGGCAAATAGGGGAAGCATCAAGAAGAGCTCCCaggacatgaaagaaagaattgttgACAGTATCATAGAACTGGCCTCATGGGGCTGTGGAGTACACAGTGGACTAAGAACCAGAG GTTctcagagaaaggagagcaaGGACAGCTTCATGAGTGAGGTGGGAGAGGTCACCCTTAAGGAGGTGACCGCCTCAGTCTCCCCTCAAGCAGCGCAGAAACTCCTGGTTTCCTTGGGAGGCAGAgatcctccccaggccccagttGCAGGCAACCTCAGCGGAGATGCCATTCCCAAGAACACCGCGGCAGCAGGCGCCAAGGGAAAGGTGCCCCAAAAGGTCATCGCCAAGAGGGTTCGAGGTTCCGTCAAGTGGTTTAACGTGAAGAACGGGTACGGTTTCATCAGCAGGCATGATACCCAGGAAGATGTGTTCGTACACCAGACGGCCATCACCCGAAACAATCCTCACAAATACCAACGCAGCGTGGGCGATGGCGAAACAGTCGAGTTCGACGTGGTGCAGGGCGAGCGGGGCACCGAGGCGGCTAACGTGACCGGGCCAGCTGGTGCCCCGGTGCAGGGCAGCCGCTACGCAGCCAACCGCCCCCGCTTCCGCAGGGGCTTCTACATCCGCCGCCGCGCACCGACCCCGCGAGGTCCCAGGGGCGCTGAAGAGGACGTGGACGAAGGTGAGTCCAGTGGCGAAGGCTTCACCGAGGCCCAGGGCCAGAGGCGCCGCCTGCCTGGCGGACCACAAGACCAAAGGCTGCGGCGCTTCCCGGCCTTTCGCAAGGCCTCCGCGGTGTTCCGCCGCCCCTCAATCCTCGCTCCCACCAGCGGCCCGCGGCCCGCCCACCTGCCCGGATCCACCCCAGCCTCAAGGTCCGAGGGCGCCCCGCGGCGGGGGCCTGGCCCCAGCTACCTGCTGAGTCGCCCTAGGGGCCGAGGCACGGCTCCTGGTCCAAGACCCTCAGGGGGCATCTCTGCGGAGCTGGAGGCAGAAGACAAGGAAAGCGGGCGTGAGGGCAGCGGTCCGCAGCAGAAGCCTCCGCCGCGCTATGGATCCCGCCGCCCCAACAACCCACGCCGCCGCCCGCAGCAGGCGCCTGGTGCCCAGGGCCAGGACACCGTGGGAGCAGAAGCCAAGATCGGGAAGAGCAAGAGCAGCGGCGCTGAGGAGGAGGACGCCTTGGTCTCGGTTGTCCCCTCTGCCGCCCAGGCCGAGTAG
- the LOC112642510 gene encoding Y-box-binding protein 3-like — translation MSEVGEVTLKEVTASVSPQAAQKLLVSLGGRDPPQAPVAGNLSGDAIPKNTAAAGAKGKVPQKVIAKRVRGSVKWFNVKNGYGFISRHDTQEDVFVHQTAITRNNPHKYQRSVGDGETVEFDVVQGERGTEAANVTGPAGAPVQGSRYAANRPRFRRGFYIRRRAPTPRGPRGAEEDVDEGESSGEGFTEAQGQRRRLPGGPQDQRLRRFPAFRKASAVFRRPSILAPTSGPRPAHLPGSTPASRSEGAPRRGPGPSYLLSRPRGRGTAPGPRPSGGISAELEAEDKESGREGSGPQQKPPPRYGSRRPNNPRRRPQQAPGAQGQDTVGAEAKIGKSKSSGAEEEDALVSVVPSAAQAE, via the coding sequence ATGAGTGAGGTGGGAGAGGTCACCCTTAAGGAGGTGACCGCCTCAGTCTCCCCTCAAGCAGCGCAGAAACTCCTGGTTTCCTTGGGAGGCAGAgatcctccccaggccccagttGCAGGCAACCTCAGCGGAGATGCCATTCCCAAGAACACCGCGGCAGCAGGCGCCAAGGGAAAGGTGCCCCAAAAGGTCATCGCCAAGAGGGTTCGAGGTTCCGTCAAGTGGTTTAACGTGAAGAACGGGTACGGTTTCATCAGCAGGCATGATACCCAGGAAGATGTGTTCGTACACCAGACGGCCATCACCCGAAACAATCCTCACAAATACCAACGCAGCGTGGGCGATGGCGAAACAGTCGAGTTCGACGTGGTGCAGGGCGAGCGGGGCACCGAGGCGGCTAACGTGACCGGGCCAGCTGGTGCCCCGGTGCAGGGCAGCCGCTACGCAGCCAACCGCCCCCGCTTCCGCAGGGGCTTCTACATCCGCCGCCGCGCACCGACCCCGCGAGGTCCCAGGGGCGCTGAAGAGGACGTGGACGAAGGTGAGTCCAGTGGCGAAGGCTTCACCGAGGCCCAGGGCCAGAGGCGCCGCCTGCCTGGCGGACCACAAGACCAAAGGCTGCGGCGCTTCCCGGCCTTTCGCAAGGCCTCCGCGGTGTTCCGCCGCCCCTCAATCCTCGCTCCCACCAGCGGCCCGCGGCCCGCCCACCTGCCCGGATCCACCCCAGCCTCAAGGTCCGAGGGCGCCCCGCGGCGGGGGCCTGGCCCCAGCTACCTGCTGAGTCGCCCTAGGGGCCGAGGCACGGCTCCTGGTCCAAGACCCTCAGGGGGCATCTCTGCGGAGCTGGAGGCAGAAGACAAGGAAAGCGGGCGTGAGGGCAGCGGTCCGCAGCAGAAGCCTCCGCCGCGCTATGGATCCCGCCGCCCCAACAACCCACGCCGCCGCCCGCAGCAGGCGCCTGGTGCCCAGGGCCAGGACACCGTGGGAGCAGAAGCCAAGATCGGGAAGAGCAAGAGCAGCGGCGCTGAGGAGGAGGACGCCTTGGTCTCGGTTGTCCCCTCTGCCGCCCAGGCCGAGTAG